ACACTCCCAATCTTTGGAATCATGGTTTACTCATATTCCTGGTTTGAAAGTTGTTGCTCCTGGAACCCCAGCGGATATGAAGGGACTGCTTAAGTCTTCTATTCGCGACAACAATCCCGTTATCATTCTCGAATATAAATCAGAATTCAACCAAAAAGGGGAAGTGCCAGTTGATCCAGACTACACGATTCCACTTGGTGTCGGAGAAATCAAACGTGAAGGAACTGACGTCACTGTCGTAACCTACGGAAAAATGCTTCGTCGCGTGATGCAAGCTGCTGAAGAATTAGCAGAAGAAGGCATCTCAGTAGAAGTAGTAGATCCACGGACCTTGGTTCCACTCGATAAAGAGATCATCATTAACTCTGTCAAGAAAACAGGAAAAGTAGTCCTTGTCAATGATGCCCACAAAACAAGTGGCTATATTGGTGAAATTTCAGCTATTATTTCTGAATCAGAAGCATTTGATTACTTGGATGCACCCATCCGTCGTTGTGCGGGGGAAGATGTGCCAATGCCTTACGCACAAAACCTTGAAAATGCAATGATTCCAACAGTTGAAAGCATCAAAGATGCCATTCGTAAAACATATAACAAAGAATAATACATAACATAAATTATGTAATGTCATTTGAATTAGACGAGGAAACTTTGTATCTTTTTAGGTACAAAGTTCTCTGCGTCCTTAATATCTTAGATTAGAGCACGGGCTAAAGTCTGGGTGAAAAAGATAAACTTTCCTAGAAACTAAAGTTTCTTCGTCAAGTTTCCTATTTTCACTTTGACTTTTGAAGCCCTTAGTATCTTATAACTGAATCCGGACGGAGGACTGTGAAAAAAAGATAGATTTCCTTGTGTTCATCGAACACAGCGTCAATCTCCTATTTTTTCTTTGTCCTCTACGTCCTTGATATCTTATAATAGAATAGGAGAGGTCATGGCTGATGATAAGCTAAGAGCGACTCCTGCGGCTAGAAAATTAGCGGATGATCTAGGGATCAACCTCTATGATGTTTCTGGTTCAGGCGCAAACGGTCGTGTCCACAAAGAAGACGTGGAAACCTATAAAGACACAAATGTGGTTCGCATTTCACCACTTGCAAAACGAATTGCTTTAGAACACAATATTGCTTGGCAAGAGATTCAGGGAACTGGTCATCGTGGTAAGATCATGAAGAAGGACGTCCTTGCTTTCCTTCCTGAAAATATTGAGAATGAGACCATTAAGTCACCTGCTGAAATCGAGAAGGTGGAGGAAGCTCCAGATAATGTGACACCTTATGGTGAGATCGAGCGGATTCCGATGACACCAATGCGGAAGGTGATCGCTCAACGGATGGTGGAATCTTACTTGACAGCACCAACCTTTACTTTGAACTATGACGTTGATATGTCTCAAATGTTGGCCCTTCGTAAGAAAGTATTGGATCCAATCATGGAAGCCACTGGCAAGAAAGTCACTGTAACAGATTTGCTTTCTCTAGCAGTGGTTAAGACCTTGATGAAACACCCATACATCAATGCTTCATTAACAGAAGATGGAAAAACCATCATCACTCACAACTATGTTAACTTAGCGATGGCTGTTGGAATGGACAATGGACTGATGACTCCAGTTGTCTACAATGCTGAAAAGATGACCTTGTCAGAGTTGGTCGTAGCCTTCAAGGACGTTATCGGACGTACCTTAGATGGTAAGCTTGCTCCAAGTGAATTGCAAAACTCAACCTTTACTATCAGTAACTTGGGGATGTTTGGCGTTCAATCATTTGGACCGATTATCAACCAACCAAACTCTGCCATCCTTGGGGTTAGTGCAACGGTTGAAAAACCAGTTGTTGTGAATGGTGAAATTGTCATTCGTCCAATCATGAGCTTGGGCTTGACCATTGACCACCGAGTTGTCGATGGGATGGCTGGTGCCAAATTCATGAAAGACTTGAAAGCCTTGATTGAAGACCCGATTTCAATGTTGGTCTAATCAATGAGAGAGAATAGAAACAAGAAAAAGAGGGAAATAAAATGGCCTTAGAAGTAATTATGCCAAAAGCCGGCGTAGATATGACAGAAGGACAAATCGTTCAGTGGAATAAAAAAGTCGGCGAATTTGTAAAAGAAGGAGAAGTGCTCCTTGAAATCATGACAGACAAAGTCAGCATGGAGTTGGAAGCGGAAGAAGATGGCTACTTGATCGCTATCCTGAAAGGGGATGGAGAAACTGTTCCTGTAACAGAAGTAATCGGTTATCTTGGTGAAGAAGGGGAAAACATCCCTACAGCTGGAGCAGCAACACCAGAAGCAAGTCCAGCACCAGCTGCAGCAAGTGCTTCAAACGATGACAATAAGAGTGATGACGCTTATGATATCGTAGTGATCGGTGGGGGTCCTGCTGGTTACGTATCTGCTATTAAGGCAGCTCAATTAGGTGGTAAGGTTGCTCTTGTTGAGAAATCTGAACTTGGTGGAACGTGCTTGAACCGCGGATGTATCCCAACTAAGACTTACCTCCACAACGCTGAAATTATCGAAAATATTGGTCATGCGGCAAACCGTGGTATTATCATTGAAAATCCAAGTTTCTCAGTAGATATGGATAAAGTTCTTGAAACCAAGAACAAGGTCGTAAATACCCTCGTCGGTGGAGTTGCAGGACTTCTTCGTAGCTACGGAGTGGATGTTCATAAGGGTATCGGTACTATCACTAAGGATAAGAATGTCTTGGTCAATGGTTCTGAATTGCTTGAAACCAAGAAAATCATCCTTGCTGGTGGTTCTAAAGTCAGCAAGATTAACGTTCCTGGTATGGAATCATCCCTTGTCATGACCAGTGATGACATCCTTGAAATGAACGAAGTACCAGAAAGCCTTGTGATCATTGGTGGTGGTGTTGTCGGTATTGAACTTGGTCAAGCCTTCATGACCTTTGGTTCAAAAGTAACAGTCATCGAAATGATGGATCGCATCGTTCCAGCTATGGATGCGGAAGTATCTAAGAACCTTCGCTTGATCCTTGAACGCAAGGGTATGACAATCTTGACGGATACGAAATTGCAAGAAATCATTGAAGAAGATGGCAAACTCCGTATCAAGGTTGAAGGAAAAGATGATATCATCGCCAACAAAGCCCTTCTATCAATCGGTCGTGTTCCAGATCTTGAAGGAATAGGTGAAGTTGAGTTTGAATTGGATCGTGGACGGATCAAGGTTAATGAATACATGGAAACGTCTGTTCCAGGTATCTATGCGCCAGGTGATATCAACGGTACTAAGATGTTGGCTCACGCTGCTTTCCGCATGGGTGAAGTAGCGGCCGAAAATGCTCTTAAAGGAAATCATGCTGTTGCAAAATTGAACTTGACTCCTGCAGCCATCTACACCCTTCCAGAAGTGGCGGCTGTTGGTTTGACAGAAGAACAAGCTCGTGAGAAATATGATGTTCAAATCGGTAAATTTAACTTTGCGGCGAACGGACGTGCGATTGCATCAGATGCAGCTCAAGGTTTTGTTAAGGTTATTGCAGACAAGAAATACGGTGAAGTTCTTGGGGTTCATATCATTGGTCCGGCAGCAGCTGAATTGATCAACGAAGCTTCAACCATCATTGAGATGGAAATCACTGTGGAAGAAATGCTCAAGACCATTCATGGTCACCCAACCTTCTCAGAAGTGATGTACGAAGCCTTTGCGGATGTACTAGGCTTGGCAGTTCACTCACCTAAGAAGAAATAATATTTGAAATGATAGAATGGCTGGACAGCAAATGCTGGACCAGTCTCTATCGTATATAAAGGAACCTTATGAAATACATTATTAATTATTCAAATGATACTGCTTTTAATATTGCTTTGGAAGAATATGCCTTTAAACACCTTTTAGATGAGGATCAAATCTTCCTTCTTTGGATTAACAAACCTTCGATTATCGTTGGTCGTCACCAAAATACCATCGAAGAAATCAACCGTGACTATGTTCGAGAGCATGGGATTGAAGTGGTTCGTCGGATCAGTGGTGGTGGGGCTGTTTACCATGATTTAAACAACCTCAACTACACCATCATTTCAAAAGAAGATGAAAACAAGGCCTTTGACTTTAAGAGCTTTTCAACTCCCGTGATCAACACCTTGGCTCAACTTGGGGTTAAGGCTGAATTTACAGGACGTAACGACTTAGAGATTGATGGCAAGAAATTCTGTGGAAATGCCCAAGCTTATATCAATGGTCGGATCATGCACCATGGTTGCCTTCTCTTTGACGTTGATTTGTCTGTCCTTGCTAATGCTCTCAAGGTCTCTAAAGACAAGTTTGAGTCTAAAGGGGTTAAATCGGTTCGTGCACGTGTGACCAATATCATCGATGAGTTGCCAGAAAAAATCACGGTTGAAGAGTTCCGGGACCTACTTTTGGACTACATGAAGAAAGAATACCCTGAGATGACAGAATATGTCTTCTCGGATGAAGAATTGGCTGAAATCAATCGTATCAAGGAAACCAAGTTCGGTACCTGGGATTGGAACTATGGAAAGTCTCCTGAATACAATGTACGTCGTGGCACAAAATTCCCAAGCGGTAAGGTGGAAATCTTCGCTAATGTCATTGAATCAAAAATCCAAGACATCAAGATCTACGGTGACTTCTTCGGTATCGAGGACGTTGCAGCAGTAGAAGAGGTTCTTCGTGGTGTCAAATACGAACGTGAAGACGTCCTCAAAGCCCTTCAAACCATTAACCTAGGGCGTTACTTCGCAGGTATCACTGCAGAAGAAATTGCTGAAGCAGTGGTGGAATAAAGTAAAAGATATCCATTTAACATGGATATCTTTTATCTTAAACTTGATATTCGAAAACCATGAGTGTACAATATAGAGGAAATCTGAACAAAAAAGGGGATCATATTCGATGATGAAAGTTCCAGTGGAAAATCTTGGTCTATTTGAACAGTTAGATCGTATAGTAGTGGCTTTTTTTAGAAAGCAACAATCTTCAAGTCCTTATGATTTGTATGTCAGTATTACACAAGAACATGTTGACCAGAAAAAGCAGGAGCTAGAACCATTAGGCTATCAAGCTGTCCAACTACCATTAGGAATGGCTTTAGGTAACGTCATCCAGCAACCTCATTATGAAAACTTAATCATTGGAGGTCTTGCTCCTGACGAAATTATCGTTAGCAAAGAAGAATTAATGCCTTTGAAAGATATCGTGGATAGTTTTTGTATTATGTACGCTGCAGCGAATAACAGACTGGAAAATAGTAAGGCTTATGAATTAATGAAAGATAAGACGGTTTATTTTATTGGTAAACTATTTACAGATTTTCCAAAAGCAGGTGATGAAATTGCTTATATGGGTATTGATCGAATAGCAAGTGACGGAACACCATATGAAGCAGTGAAATGCTTTTTAACGGAAGAAAGTGCAGAAAAGTATAATGGTGAAAAAAGACCGGTCACCCCAGCAAATCTGGCTTATCTAAAATCATTTTGGGGAAAACCAGTCATTATTGAGCCACACCGTAATTATTGGATTGAATTTTTATAGAAAGAATAAAAGAGCGTAAGATTCCATATAAAAATCTACGCTCTTTTTCTAACACAAAAATCATTTACATAATTTACGTTATGTAATATCACAAACTATCCAAGGCATTTTTCTGTTCATCATTAACGATATGCGTATACAAGTCGGTAACTTGTGTGCTAGCATGTCCCAGCTGATGGCTAACCAAAACCTGTGATTTGGTTGCATCATAGAGACGCGTTGCTAATGTATGGCGAAGCTTGTGGGGTGTCACGCGGACTTTGAAGTCTTCTGAATACTTGGCCACCATCTTTTCAACGCTAGAAGCATCAATCCGATTTGGAACACCTCGATACAAGGTCAGAAAGAGGGCTGTATCAGTTTTTTCTGTCTTGTAACGTTTGTCTCTTATAGCAAGATATTGCTCCAGATAAGGCTTCGCAAAGGCAGCAACATTGACCGAGTCACGTTTTCCACCTTTTCGGGTGACGTCAATGACCATCATCTTAAGATTGAGGTCACGAAGATCTAGGTTAACGGCTTCAGAGAGACGGACACCAGAGGCAAGAAGGAGTGCGATAATGGCTAAATCTCGCTCTTTATTCTTATTAAAGGAGGATAAGGCGCGATTTGAGAGTGTTTGAGGGTACTCCTGGTCGATATAGTTAAGAAAACCTTCTGTTTCATCGCCTAAAAAGAGCTTTTGTTTGATATTTTCAGCCCGTGCCGCCAAAGTTTCTTTCTTTTTCTTGGTAGCAACCTTTTTCATGACGTTGCGGTAGAAATAAGGTTCTCCTTGCTCATTTTCAACTTCCTCAGTCAAATACTTATAAAGACTAGACAGTGCAGAAAGGGTACGGTTAATCGTTGTTTGGGAAACCCCGTTTTTCGTTGTATTGGCATTGAGCAGAGGACGTTCACGTAAGTAAAGAATAAAGGATTCCATATCTTTCTTGGTCATGTGCTCCAGAACGTCTAAAGGGATCTCGGCTATGGTGTCAGCATCCGATATCCCAGATTCCAAAACCCAGGTGAAAAATCGATCGTATTCCTTTAAGTATTCGTACAAGGTCGTAAAACTGTAGGGAACGGCCAGTTTCGATTGATAATATTCCAATACATACCAGGGCATGACTTGTTTGAGTTTATCAATCCGTTCTAATAAGATCTCGCGTTTCATCTTTTTCTCCAAATCTTTCTATACTAGTAGTATAACATAGCCAGATGTATTTTTCAAGAAAATTATAGTTTTTCGGAAAGATGATATAGGGTTTATTTCATATAACTGGAAATTTTTTTCATCAAGAAAATAGTCAATTTTATACTTTATAAAAGTGAAAACTGGAAAATTTTCAAACCTGAATTTTAGTGAAAATGTACTTTACTAAATTCAAAAAACTGATTAAATCAAAGTTTCTAGGCCTACAAGGGGGGTAAAAGGGACTATTTTTGTACATTACGTATCTAAGCTACTCAATCAAAAAATGTACTTTATCCAGCATTAAAATAAAGTACATTTCGATTATAAAGTACATTTTTCAAAGAGTGTACATTACGCCTTAAACTCAGTCGTGTCAAGGGTTTATCCACTGTCTAGGGTAAAGTACAAAAAATTTTAGTTTTTATAGGACTGTTTTGTATCTCTTTCTATACTAGATCCCTTTTAACCACAATAAAATCAGCAAATCTCATGGATTTACTGATTGTTTTTCTTCTCTAACTTATTTTTCTACATATCGAAATGGAATCTTGCTACCACAGAGCCAATTATAGACTCGGTCATTGACTTGAACATTCATAGCTTCATGGGCATATTCTGGCATGATTAAATGCTCTTTTGGACATTCTAATCGATTATAAATGGCAAACTGCGTTTCTGGATAACAAACATCATCATCTAGTCCTGTAATCATGTGAACTTGTCCTTTGATACGATGGGCAAAGTTTTTTACATCAATATAGGCCAATGTCTGCATCAAACGATCTTCGGTTTCGTGGAATGGATCATGGAACTTGAAATAACGGAAAAGCTCGTCATAGGCCTCACTGGTGTTCCCGATCTCTAATACTCGTCTGAAGTCTGATAAGAATGGATAAATGGCTACCGTTCGTTGTATACGAGGATTCAATCCAGCAGCAACCAGGGCCAAGGCACCACCTTGTGAGGCTCCATAGCTGGCAAGTTTGCTGTCATCTACTTGAGGGAGGCTGGCTACAATTTCAATTAACTGGTAAAGATCTAAGTAGACATCCTTATAAAAGAGCTCATCCGGACCTTCCACGGCTCCGCGGATAATCTGTCCTTTTACCGTATTACCAAGTGGTGATCGATTTCCGTCCGTTGAAAAACCTGACTGGCCTCTCACGTCCATAGATACAACACCATAGCCGGCTACTGTATAAGCTAACATATCAGCCCAATCCCAACAACGTCCCATATAGCCATGAAAATGGAAAATCACTGG
The DNA window shown above is from Streptococcus sp. S1 and carries:
- a CDS encoding alpha-ketoacid dehydrogenase subunit beta, giving the protein METKLMSFRDTIILAMSEEMRRDENVLLMGEDVGVFGGDFGTSVGMLEEFGPERVRDCPISEAAISGAAAGAAMTGLRPIVDMTFMDFSVIAMDAIVNQAAKTRYMFGGKGQVPMTIRCAAGNGVGSAAQHSQSLESWFTHIPGLKVVAPGTPADMKGLLKSSIRDNNPVIILEYKSEFNQKGEVPVDPDYTIPLGVGEIKREGTDVTVVTYGKMLRRVMQAAEELAEEGISVEVVDPRTLVPLDKEIIINSVKKTGKVVLVNDAHKTSGYIGEISAIISESEAFDYLDAPIRRCAGEDVPMPYAQNLENAMIPTVESIKDAIRKTYNKE
- a CDS encoding dihydrolipoamide acetyltransferase; translated protein: MADDKLRATPAARKLADDLGINLYDVSGSGANGRVHKEDVETYKDTNVVRISPLAKRIALEHNIAWQEIQGTGHRGKIMKKDVLAFLPENIENETIKSPAEIEKVEEAPDNVTPYGEIERIPMTPMRKVIAQRMVESYLTAPTFTLNYDVDMSQMLALRKKVLDPIMEATGKKVTVTDLLSLAVVKTLMKHPYINASLTEDGKTIITHNYVNLAMAVGMDNGLMTPVVYNAEKMTLSELVVAFKDVIGRTLDGKLAPSELQNSTFTISNLGMFGVQSFGPIINQPNSAILGVSATVEKPVVVNGEIVIRPIMSLGLTIDHRVVDGMAGAKFMKDLKALIEDPISMLV
- the lpdA gene encoding dihydrolipoyl dehydrogenase encodes the protein MALEVIMPKAGVDMTEGQIVQWNKKVGEFVKEGEVLLEIMTDKVSMELEAEEDGYLIAILKGDGETVPVTEVIGYLGEEGENIPTAGAATPEASPAPAAASASNDDNKSDDAYDIVVIGGGPAGYVSAIKAAQLGGKVALVEKSELGGTCLNRGCIPTKTYLHNAEIIENIGHAANRGIIIENPSFSVDMDKVLETKNKVVNTLVGGVAGLLRSYGVDVHKGIGTITKDKNVLVNGSELLETKKIILAGGSKVSKINVPGMESSLVMTSDDILEMNEVPESLVIIGGGVVGIELGQAFMTFGSKVTVIEMMDRIVPAMDAEVSKNLRLILERKGMTILTDTKLQEIIEEDGKLRIKVEGKDDIIANKALLSIGRVPDLEGIGEVEFELDRGRIKVNEYMETSVPGIYAPGDINGTKMLAHAAFRMGEVAAENALKGNHAVAKLNLTPAAIYTLPEVAAVGLTEEQAREKYDVQIGKFNFAANGRAIASDAAQGFVKVIADKKYGEVLGVHIIGPAAAELINEASTIIEMEITVEEMLKTIHGHPTFSEVMYEAFADVLGLAVHSPKKK
- a CDS encoding lipoate--protein ligase, with the protein product MKYIINYSNDTAFNIALEEYAFKHLLDEDQIFLLWINKPSIIVGRHQNTIEEINRDYVREHGIEVVRRISGGGAVYHDLNNLNYTIISKEDENKAFDFKSFSTPVINTLAQLGVKAEFTGRNDLEIDGKKFCGNAQAYINGRIMHHGCLLFDVDLSVLANALKVSKDKFESKGVKSVRARVTNIIDELPEKITVEEFRDLLLDYMKKEYPEMTEYVFSDEELAEINRIKETKFGTWDWNYGKSPEYNVRRGTKFPSGKVEIFANVIESKIQDIKIYGDFFGIEDVAAVEEVLRGVKYEREDVLKALQTINLGRYFAGITAEEIAEAVVE
- the xerS gene encoding tyrosine recombinase XerS → MKREILLERIDKLKQVMPWYVLEYYQSKLAVPYSFTTLYEYLKEYDRFFTWVLESGISDADTIAEIPLDVLEHMTKKDMESFILYLRERPLLNANTTKNGVSQTTINRTLSALSSLYKYLTEEVENEQGEPYFYRNVMKKVATKKKKETLAARAENIKQKLFLGDETEGFLNYIDQEYPQTLSNRALSSFNKNKERDLAIIALLLASGVRLSEAVNLDLRDLNLKMMVIDVTRKGGKRDSVNVAAFAKPYLEQYLAIRDKRYKTEKTDTALFLTLYRGVPNRIDASSVEKMVAKYSEDFKVRVTPHKLRHTLATRLYDATKSQVLVSHQLGHASTQVTDLYTHIVNDEQKNALDSL
- a CDS encoding acetylxylan esterase; translated protein: MKDPKLLETMKDYKGRDEVPADFDAFWDQALAKMTELPEYKLEERDFSIPNVRCYELTFKGTRDGLVYSRMILPKTDQKVPVIFHFHGYMGRCWDWADMLAYTVAGYGVVSMDVRGQSGFSTDGNRSPLGNTVKGQIIRGAVEGPDELFYKDVYLDLYQLIEIVASLPQVDDSKLASYGASQGGALALVAAGLNPRIQRTVAIYPFLSDFRRVLEIGNTSEAYDELFRYFKFHDPFHETEDRLMQTLAYIDVKNFAHRIKGQVHMITGLDDDVCYPETQFAIYNRLECPKEHLIMPEYAHEAMNVQVNDRVYNWLCGSKIPFRYVEK